Proteins from a genomic interval of Musa acuminata AAA Group cultivar baxijiao chromosome BXJ1-9, Cavendish_Baxijiao_AAA, whole genome shotgun sequence:
- the LOC103997245 gene encoding zinc finger protein ZAT11-like, whose product MKRYIIGGGEIDCARMAHVLMLLSRGGGGGGGGGVDESGRLAQSASSSSGGRMFECKTCNRQFSSFQALGGHRASHKKSRLAAGDHGRAEAVADKPKVHQCSICGQEFALGQALGGHMRRHRTTTEGFVHSLAEKKTGDDRGGMFLDLNLPPLENELKLGDCG is encoded by the coding sequence ATGAAGAGATACATAATTGGAGGAGGAGAGATAGACTGCGCTAGGATGGCCCATGTCTTAATGCTTCTCtctcgaggaggaggaggtggtggtggcggcggagTAGACGAGAGTGGTCGCTTGGCGCAGTCGGCGTCGTCGTCGTCAGGAGGTCGGATGTTCGAGTGCAAAACCTGCAACCGGCAGTTCTCTTCCTTCCAAGCGCTCGGTGGCCACCGAGCGAGCCACAAGAAATCTAGGCTGGCTGCCGGTGATCACGGCCGAGCGGAAGCGGTGGCTGATAAGCCCAAGGTCCATCAGTGTTCCATCTGCGGGCAGGAGTTCGCCCTCGGGCAGGCTTTAGGAGGCCACATGAGGCGGCACAGGACCACGACCGAAGGATTCGTGCATAGCCTCGCAGAGAAGAAGACCGGCGACGACCGGGGAGGGATGTTTCTGGACTTGAACTTGCCGCCTCTAGAGAATGAACTCAAGCTTGGAGATTGTGGATAA
- the LOC103997244 gene encoding zinc finger protein ZAT5: protein MKSPRADEDDAELLLSLSCGATTAKTHSEPRAAVGVFECKTCSRQFPTFQALGGHRTSHKRPRTDRSVSKRSVHRCSICGMNFAMGQALGGHMRRHKPTAEEYSKQTHQKKESSMAGLQIDVSDDDRIKFAFKAAIT from the exons ATGAAGAGTCCAAGAGCCGACGAAGACGATGCAGAGCTGCTGCTGTCGCTCTCCTGCGGGGCGACGACGGCGAAGACCCACAGTGAGCCGAGGGCGGCGGTCGGTGTCTTCGAGTGCAAGACGTGCAGTCGCCAATTCCCGACGTTCCAAGCGCTCGGCGGCCACCGGACGAGCCACAAGCGCCCGAGAACCGATCGTTCCGTCTCCAAACGTAGCGTGCATCGGTGCTCCATCTGTGGCATGAATTTCGCGATGGGGCAAGCTTTGGGCGGCCACATGCGCCGCCATAAGCCCACGGCCGAGGAGTACTCGAAACAGACTCATCAGAAGAAGGAATCGAGCATGGCTGGTCTACAGATTGACGTCTCCGATGATGATCGGATT AAATTCGCGTTCAAAGCTGCTATCACATAG
- the LOC103996835 gene encoding syntaxin-52 codes for MASSLDQWMREFNEASKLSEDISAMMSERGSLPPSGPDTQRHLTAMRRKITILRTRLDSLESLLSKLPSMQPIKDKDLHKRQEILANMKSKANQMASTLNMSNFSNREDLFGDGIKSADVMSRTSGLDNQGIVALQRQVMREQDEGLEKLEETVLSTKHIALAVNEELDLHTRLIDDLDEHVDVTDSRLQRVQKRLAILNKRTKGGCSCMCLLLSVVAIVILVIVAWLLIKYL; via the exons ATGGCATCTTCTTTAGATCAATGGATGAGGGAGTTCAATGAAGCTTCAAAGCTATCTGAGGATATTAGTGCCATGATGTCTGAAAGGGGCTCTTTGCCTCCATCAGGCCCCGATACACAACGCCACTTAACTGCGATGAGGAGGAAGATAACAATTCTTCGGACCAGACTGGACAGCTTGGAGTCTCTCCTTTCAAAGCTTCCTAGTATGCAGCCAAT AAAGGATAAGGACTTACATAAGCGCCAAGAAATTCTAGCAAACATGAAATCTAAAGCAAATCAGATGGCTTCTACGTTGAACATGTCAAACTTCAGTAACAG GGAGGACTTATTTGGAGATGGTATAAAGTCAGCTGATGTGATGAGCAGAACTTCTGGGTTGGATAATCAAGGTATCGTTGCTTTACAGAGGCAGGTTATGAGAG AGCAAGATGAGGGCCTTGAAAAGTTGGAGGAGACAGTTTTAAGCACAAAACATATTGCGTTAGCAGTCAATGAAGAATTGGATCTTCATACAAGATTAATT GATGATCTGGACGAACATGTTGATGTAACCGACTCACGGCTACAG CGAGTGCAAAAGAGGCTGGCAATCCTTAACAAGCGCACAAAGGGTGGTTGTTCATGCATGTGCCTGCTCCTGTCCGTGGTAGCAATTGTGATTCTGGTCATTGTAGCTTGGCTTCTCATCAAGTACTTGTAG
- the LOC135592417 gene encoding ras-related protein RABE1c-like: MAAPPVRARADYDYLIKLLLIGDSGVGKSCLLLRFSDGSFTTSFITTIGIDFKIRTIELDGKRIKLQIWDTAGQERFRTITTAYYRGAMGILLVYDVTDESSFNNIRNWIRNIEQHASDNVNKILVGNKADMDESKRAVPTAKGQALADEYGIKFFETSAKTNLNVEQVFFSIARDIKQRLAETDSKPEDRTIKINKPDQAAAEGTAAPRSACCGS; the protein is encoded by the exons ATGGCTGCTCCACCTGTTAGGGCTCGGGCCGACTACGATTACCTCATCAAGCTTCTCCTGATCGGCGACAGCG GTGTTGGGAAGAGTTGCCTCCTTTTGCGTTTCTCTGACGGCTCTTTCACAACAAGTTTCATTACTACTATAGG TATTGATTTTAAGATTAGAACTATTGAGCTGGATGGCAAGCGGATTAAACTTCAAATTTGGGATACTGCTGGTCAGGAGCGCTTTAGAACTATAACAACTG CTTACTATAGAGGCGCTATGGGTATTTTGCTTGTCTATGATGTTACTGATGAGTCATCTTTTAACa ATATAAGGAATTGGATTCGCAACATTGAACAGCATGCTTCTGATAACGTTAACAAGATTCTCGTTGGTAACAAGGCCGACATGGATGAAAGCAAACGG GCTGTGCCGACTGCAAAGGGACAAGCACTTGCTGATGAATATGGAATCAAGTTTTTTGAAACT AGTGCAAAGACGAACCTAAACGTGGAACAGGTCTTCTTTTCAATAGCTAGAGATATCAAGCAAAGACTTGCAGAAACTGATTCCAAACCTGAG GATCGAACAATCAAGATTAACAAACCAGACCAGGCAGCTGCTGAGGGTACTGCAGCACCGAGATCAGCGTGTTGTGGGTCTTAG
- the LOC103996836 gene encoding CASP-like protein 4C1, producing MPSPLRNGDAAHPRLPSPAAPTPLHHHNHNYPSFRSTVSEQKIRRLNLLILLLRLAAFCFSLSAAVFTAANSSRSASSPYSWLSVDSFRVMFAANAIVAVYSLLEMCASIREILHGATLLPEPMQLWFDFAHDQLFAYLALSAGVAGATAARGLSGCTADKPAASFCVQAYISVALGFAGFAFLALSALVSGFRVASFVLTGSRFPLQ from the exons ATGCCGTCTCCACTTCGCAACGGCGATGCCGCCCATCCACGCCTCCCCTCGCCCGCTGCCCCTACGCCGCTCCACCACCACAACCACAACTACCCTTCCTTCCGCTCCACCGTCTCCGAGCAGAAGATCCGCCGCCTCAACctgctcatcctcctcctccgcctcgccGCCTTCTGCTTTTCCCTCTCCGCTGCCGTCTTCACCGCCGCAAACTCCTCCCGCTCCGCCTCATCCCCTTATTCCTGGCTGAGCGTCGACTCCTTCCG AGTCATGTTTGCGGCGAACGCCATCGTGGCCGTCTATTCGCTCCTCGAGATGTGCGCTTCCATCCGGGAGATCCTCCACGGCGCCACCCTCCTCCCGGAGCCCATGCAACTCTGGTTCGACTTCGCCCACGACCAG CTGTTCGCGTACCTGGCGCTCTCGGCGGGGGTGGCGGGGGCGACGGCTGCGCGGGGGCTAAGCGGGTGTACCGCGGACAAGCCGGCCGCCTCCTTCTGCGTGCAGGCGTACATATCGGTGGCCCTGGGCTTCGCGGGCTTCGCGTTTCTCGCCCTTTCCGCCCTCGTTTCCGGTTTCCGCGTCGCCTCGTTCGTCCTCACCGGCTCCCGCTTCCCCCTCCAGTGA